Proteins from one Geomonas agri genomic window:
- a CDS encoding NADH-quinone oxidoreductase subunit A — MPVTAQQVEFIPLAIYTAIAVGLIGVLLAAAYFLGSGRDTPDKHIPYESGVVPTGAARHASQVPFYLIAIFFIVFDVEGSFILTWATAWDLLGIQGLVHITVFVIILMLGLIWLWMKGGLEWGPSAIRMRGKH; from the coding sequence ATGCCAGTCACCGCACAGCAGGTCGAGTTCATCCCCCTTGCCATCTACACCGCCATCGCGGTGGGGCTGATTGGCGTCCTGCTGGCGGCAGCCTACTTCCTCGGCTCGGGCCGCGATACCCCCGACAAGCACATACCGTATGAATCCGGGGTGGTCCCTACCGGCGCCGCCCGTCACGCCTCACAAGTTCCCTTCTACCTCATCGCCATTTTCTTCATCGTCTTCGACGTGGAAGGCTCCTTCATCCTGACCTGGGCCACCGCATGGGACCTGCTCGGAATCCAGGGGCTGGTGCACATCACCGTCTTTGTCATCATCCTGATGTTGGGGCTGATCTGGCTCTGGATGAAGGGGGGACTGGAAT